DNA sequence from the Bacteroidota bacterium genome:
AACACAATTATTTTTTTCTTTTATACCGAAAGGTTATCATGTAACAGAAAATAAATTTTCTTAACATGCTAATCCATCGGCATAATACTAGATTCTTTTTAATTAAATTGATGGTGGTTTAGTATTACTTGATAACAGATTATTTTTTTGTACTTTTGAAAAGAATTATAAAAGAAAAAGAAATGCCTGAAATTAGTAGATTTTATGGAATAATAATTAGAATGTTCTTTGATGATCATAATCCACCACATTTTCATATTTCTTAGCAAAATTATGATGCAACAATTGGTATTGATAATGGAACAGTAAAAGGTGAAATGCCAAGAAGAGCTTTAAAATTAGTTTTTGAGTGGTTAGATTTGAATAAAGATGAATTAATGGACAATTGGAATTCAATAAAAGAAACAGGAAAATACAATAAAATTCAACCGTTAAAATAAAATATCATGTTACTTATTAAAGTTAAAGAAGCGAAATATTTAGAAAACTATAAACTAGAATTAGTTTTTAATGATGGTTTTAATGGCATTATTGATTTAGAAAATAAAATATTTTCAGACCACAGAGCCATTTTTAAACCATTGCAGGAAATTGAATATTTTAAATCATTTACTCAGAATAATTGGACTATTGAATGGGAAAATGGAGTGGATTTTGCCCCTGAATATTTGTATGAGTTAGTTGAAAAACAGAGCAATACGATTGTAACCGAAATTCAAAAATAGACAATAAAAAAAATGCAATAGAATCTAAGAGAAGAAGTGAAAACAAATGAATCCTCCTAATAAATTGCATTCAAAATTTAAAAAAAAAAGCACCCGTTTGTAATTACTACAAGCGAGTGCTTTCATAAATTGGTTCAAGTGATTTTGTAATCCCTTTGAAATTATTTAAGCATTTGTAATGTTAATACCATTAACTACCAAGTGTAGCAACCATTACGGCTTTAATTGTATGAAGTCTGTTTTCCGCTTCATCAAAAACTACAGATGCATCAGATTCAAAAACATC
Encoded proteins:
- a CDS encoding DUF2442 domain-containing protein → MLLIKVKEAKYLENYKLELVFNDGFNGIIDLENKIFSDHRAIFKPLQEIEYFKSFTQNNWTIEWENGVDFAPEYLYELVEKQSNTIVTEIQK